A section of the Ensifer adhaerens genome encodes:
- a CDS encoding DMT family transporter yields the protein MLLLFAAALWGFGNVAQKTVLEHLDALNAVGLRCLIGGLIVLPFVLTERRLPTGSGYLPSLARVGALFATSVMLQQLCYLGATVTNASFLISTATVMTPLAAWLLIGERPTMNLTVAAVLTVVGALLLSGGISGLNSGDLTAIISAACYAIWAVELGRHMQVHGRPLTAAAAQFLGGAAIALLFGTVEGNLSPAAVSAAGLELVVLGVFSTAIAFGIQIAALRFTSASHAAVIVSAESVFGALGGAMLLGERFSASGAVGGAIILAAILSVAMSNPTASAAAPFRADSIQAPDRAPVFAAEPSARAGDRTATN from the coding sequence TTGCTGTTGCTGTTTGCAGCCGCGTTGTGGGGCTTCGGCAACGTCGCGCAAAAGACGGTGCTTGAACATCTCGACGCGCTGAACGCGGTGGGCCTGCGCTGTCTGATCGGCGGGTTAATTGTGCTGCCCTTTGTCTTGACCGAAAGGCGATTGCCGACCGGGTCGGGCTATTTGCCGAGTTTGGCCAGAGTGGGTGCGCTGTTTGCCACCTCCGTCATGCTCCAGCAACTCTGCTATCTCGGCGCCACCGTCACGAATGCGAGTTTCCTGATCAGCACAGCAACGGTGATGACACCATTGGCCGCGTGGCTGCTTATCGGCGAACGTCCAACAATGAACCTCACGGTGGCCGCCGTGCTCACCGTGGTCGGCGCCCTGCTTTTGTCGGGTGGGATCTCCGGACTCAACAGCGGCGACCTCACCGCTATCATCTCGGCCGCCTGCTATGCGATTTGGGCCGTCGAGCTGGGGCGGCACATGCAAGTTCATGGGCGTCCGCTCACCGCGGCTGCGGCGCAGTTCCTCGGGGGCGCCGCCATCGCCCTTCTGTTCGGGACCGTCGAAGGGAACCTCTCACCAGCCGCTGTATCCGCGGCAGGCCTTGAACTGGTGGTACTCGGTGTGTTTTCCACCGCCATCGCTTTCGGCATCCAGATTGCCGCCTTGCGATTCACCTCGGCCAGCCATGCTGCCGTGATCGTCAGCGCTGAAAGCGTCTTCGGGGCGCTGGGCGGAGCGATGCTACTCGGCGAGCGGTTTTCCGCCAGCGGAGCAGTGGGCGGGGCAATCATTCTTGCAGCGATCCTGTCGGTCGCGATGTCGAACCCTACAGCGTCGGCCGCCGCGCCATTTCGGGCCGACTCGATTCAAGCTCCCGATCGAGCCCCCGTCTTTGCCGCTGAACCGTCAGCCCGGGCGGGGGATCGTACCGCCACCAATTGA